The proteins below come from a single Thermoplasmata archaeon genomic window:
- a CDS encoding KEOPS complex subunit Pcc1, with protein MKARASLTLTYADAAQAQAVAKSVSLDDEGYIRTHRKGATITATATADGPLSLLHTLDDYLACITVAERTVEAARPRGRTRRRRA; from the coding sequence AGGCCCGAGCCTCCCTCACGCTGACCTATGCCGACGCTGCGCAAGCCCAGGCCGTTGCGAAGTCCGTGTCCCTGGACGACGAAGGCTACATCCGGACGCACAGGAAGGGAGCGACGATCACCGCGACCGCCACGGCGGACGGACCGCTTTCCCTTTTGCACACCTTGGACGACTACCTGGCCTGCATCACGGTCGCCGAGCGGACGGTGGAGGCGGCACGCCCTCGCGGACGAACGCGGCGACGCCGCGCTTGA
- the tgtA gene encoding tRNA guanosine(15) transglycosylase TgtA, whose amino-acid sequence MFELKGRDGLGRLGVLETPHGRVSTPALLPVVNPNRPIVPPAELASRFGAEILITNAYILGKGSLRETALAKGVHGLLGFPRAVMTDSGAFQSHVYGDLEITNPEVVEFQRAIGADLGTVLDVFSEPEHGADRAAADVDETLRRTKEATGLKGALGLVGAVQGGLHEDLRERCAREVSALDLAVVAIGGVVPLLESYRFRDLARVIVASKKGLDPSKPVHLFGAGHPLVFPLAALLGCDLFDSAAYAKYARDGRMLFPDGTRRASEVTDSPCSCPVCTAQPMAQIARDERLLAEHNLHVSFAAIREVRRAIAAGDLWELVERRSRAHPALLDAMRELRLHNEFLEESEPVSRPGAMYYVGPETAHRPVLHRYRRRLAERYAPPPAKGLLALPEGSRPYSARYHDVVERSLAAADVHPVVKSVWGPVPLELDHVWPLSQSLIPYALEAEALEAAEVFFRQWAAGAGYAFGVLWEGDATLDDLRARAPGARSLDWNLLRVRATADLQFGRGASDSLLRGRISLVVSKNTGKVRNVFLEGEHILSLRAEDGFFTLKAAGARRLHAAFSSPRLRVVVESDAVPFLREGKNAFAKFVKDADPGLRPGDEVLLVSPDDELCAVGQAAMTPREMRSFKRGVAAFVREGVPPPPSARRP is encoded by the coding sequence GTGTTCGAGCTGAAGGGGCGGGACGGCCTCGGGCGGCTCGGCGTGCTCGAGACGCCCCACGGTCGCGTGTCGACGCCCGCGCTCCTCCCCGTCGTGAATCCGAACCGGCCCATCGTCCCGCCCGCGGAGCTCGCCTCCCGGTTCGGCGCGGAGATCCTGATCACGAACGCGTACATCCTCGGGAAGGGCTCCCTGCGGGAGACCGCCCTCGCGAAGGGGGTCCACGGCCTCCTCGGGTTCCCCCGCGCGGTGATGACGGACTCCGGGGCGTTTCAGTCCCACGTGTACGGGGACCTGGAGATCACGAACCCCGAGGTCGTCGAGTTCCAGCGGGCGATTGGCGCGGATCTGGGCACCGTGCTCGACGTGTTCTCGGAGCCGGAGCACGGCGCCGACCGGGCGGCGGCCGACGTCGACGAGACCCTGCGCCGCACGAAGGAGGCCACGGGGCTCAAGGGAGCACTCGGTTTGGTTGGCGCGGTCCAGGGTGGCCTTCACGAGGACCTCCGGGAGCGATGCGCCCGTGAGGTGTCTGCCCTGGACCTCGCGGTGGTCGCGATCGGCGGCGTTGTGCCCCTCCTGGAGAGCTACCGCTTCCGCGACTTGGCCCGCGTCATCGTGGCCTCGAAGAAGGGACTGGACCCTTCGAAGCCCGTCCATCTCTTCGGGGCAGGGCACCCTCTCGTGTTCCCGCTCGCGGCCCTCCTGGGCTGCGACCTGTTCGACTCCGCGGCCTACGCGAAGTACGCCCGGGACGGCCGCATGCTCTTTCCGGACGGCACCCGCCGCGCATCCGAGGTCACGGATAGCCCGTGCAGCTGTCCGGTGTGCACCGCCCAGCCGATGGCCCAGATCGCGAGGGACGAGCGCCTCCTGGCCGAGCACAACCTCCACGTGTCCTTCGCGGCGATCCGGGAAGTGCGGCGGGCCATCGCCGCGGGAGACCTCTGGGAGCTCGTGGAGCGCCGCTCCCGGGCGCACCCCGCCTTGCTTGACGCGATGCGCGAGCTGCGGCTGCACAACGAGTTCCTCGAGGAATCCGAGCCCGTTTCCCGTCCGGGCGCGATGTACTACGTGGGCCCCGAGACGGCCCATCGGCCGGTCCTTCACCGCTACCGCCGCCGGCTCGCGGAGCGGTACGCGCCACCTCCCGCGAAGGGTCTGCTCGCTCTTCCCGAAGGGAGCCGCCCGTACTCGGCCCGCTACCACGACGTCGTCGAACGATCGCTCGCAGCCGCGGACGTCCACCCCGTGGTCAAGTCCGTCTGGGGGCCCGTTCCCCTGGAGCTGGACCACGTGTGGCCGCTCTCCCAGTCCCTGATCCCCTACGCTTTGGAAGCCGAGGCACTCGAGGCCGCTGAGGTGTTCTTCCGGCAGTGGGCGGCCGGGGCCGGATACGCGTTCGGCGTCCTATGGGAGGGGGATGCGACCCTGGACGACCTCCGCGCCCGCGCGCCCGGGGCGCGGTCGCTGGATTGGAATCTCCTCCGCGTCCGGGCGACCGCGGATCTCCAGTTCGGCCGCGGCGCCTCGGACTCGCTGCTCCGCGGCCGCATCTCGCTCGTCGTGTCGAAGAATACGGGGAAGGTCCGCAACGTGTTCCTGGAGGGCGAGCACATCCTCTCCTTGCGGGCGGAGGACGGCTTCTTCACGCTCAAGGCGGCCGGAGCCCGGCGCCTCCATGCCGCGTTCTCGTCCCCAAGGCTCCGCGTCGTGGTGGAGTCCGATGCGGTGCCGTTCCTCCGGGAGGGCAAGAACGCGTTCGCGAAGTTCGTCAAGGACGCCGATCCGGGTCTGAGGCCGGGCGACGAGGTCCTCCTCGTCTCGCCCGACGACGAGCTGTGCGCGGTCGGGCAGGCCGCCATGACGCCGCGCGAGATGCGCTCGTTCAAGCGCGGCGTCGCCGCGTTCGTCCGCGAGGGCGTGCCGCCTCCACCGTCCGCTCGGCGACCGTGA
- a CDS encoding ribonuclease H-like domain-containing protein, whose product MLRQTFLHVPGVGYRTEERLWHSGITSWDDVATDRMMQVSPHLRGTLAEEIARSEAALRAGRYRYFALRLPAREHWRAWPEFRDAVAFLDIETTGLDIGRDALTVVGVYDGRRKRSFVRGTNLEELPSAVDRARLLVTFNGSRFDVPFLRRAFPRMRLDQIHLDLVHPLHRLGYWGGLKRIERRLGIERSDETAGMGGFDAVRLWAEYEAGDDDALDRLIAYNLEDVVNLEPLAEFAYASLRERALDRGFVTADVLDRERAQRGARRRDSLATRSGRPQ is encoded by the coding sequence ATGCTCCGCCAGACGTTCCTCCACGTGCCCGGGGTGGGCTACCGAACCGAGGAGCGACTGTGGCACTCCGGCATCACCTCCTGGGACGACGTGGCCACGGACCGGATGATGCAGGTCTCGCCCCATCTTCGCGGCACGCTGGCCGAGGAGATCGCGCGGTCCGAGGCGGCCCTCCGCGCGGGACGCTATCGCTACTTCGCCCTGAGGCTCCCCGCACGGGAGCACTGGCGGGCTTGGCCCGAGTTCCGCGACGCCGTGGCATTCCTGGACATCGAGACCACGGGGCTCGACATCGGCCGGGACGCCCTGACCGTGGTTGGGGTGTACGACGGTCGGCGGAAGCGCTCGTTCGTCCGGGGGACGAATCTGGAGGAGTTGCCGAGCGCGGTGGACCGGGCGCGCCTGCTCGTCACGTTCAACGGCTCCCGCTTCGACGTGCCGTTCCTGCGGCGAGCCTTCCCACGGATGCGGCTCGACCAGATCCACCTGGACCTCGTCCACCCCCTGCACCGCCTCGGGTACTGGGGAGGGCTGAAGCGGATCGAGCGGCGGCTGGGGATCGAGCGGAGCGACGAGACCGCCGGCATGGGCGGGTTCGACGCCGTCCGCCTCTGGGCGGAGTACGAGGCCGGGGACGACGACGCGTTGGACCGGCTCATCGCCTACAACCTCGAGGACGTGGTAAACCTGGAGCCCCTGGCCGAGTTCGCCTACGCCTCCCTGCGGGAGCGGGCCCTCGACCGCGGATTCGTCACCGCGGACGTCCTGGATCGAGAACGCGCCCAACGGGGTGCGCGACGGAGAGATTCCCTGGCTACCCGCTCCGGGCGACCTCAATGA
- a CDS encoding helix-turn-helix domain-containing protein: protein MEPLELSQTVMDPYSARILLGTCDAAASALDLSRRFRIPIAACYRRIRQLERMGLVYCERALPSRNGKGLQLFRSRLKSVRVSLEDGRLKASIVIDDGPIPRASEQTLNLIEVARSG from the coding sequence ATGGAACCGCTGGAACTCAGCCAGACCGTGATGGACCCGTACAGCGCCCGCATCCTGCTGGGCACCTGCGACGCCGCGGCCTCGGCGCTGGACCTGAGCCGCCGGTTCAGAATCCCGATCGCGGCCTGCTACCGTCGCATCCGCCAACTCGAGCGTATGGGCCTCGTGTACTGCGAGCGTGCCCTGCCCTCCCGCAACGGCAAGGGCCTCCAGCTCTTCCGATCACGGCTCAAGTCGGTCCGCGTGAGCCTCGAGGACGGTCGCCTCAAGGCGAGCATCGTGATCGACGACGGGCCGATTCCCCGGGCGTCGGAACAGACGTTGAATCTCATTGAGGTCGCCCGGAGCGGGTAG
- a CDS encoding response regulator yields MQDVVALPFTGKVPKSRLLIVDDDEGMRENLAELFESLGYAVRTAANTPEALDLLASDDVDLLLTDFKMPGPTGVELIDAARKRQPGLRAILMTAFGDSATEIESVRHGAAGFLNKPFEADEIVAFVEKVLALRGQ; encoded by the coding sequence GTGCAGGACGTGGTTGCTCTGCCCTTCACCGGGAAGGTCCCGAAGAGCCGGCTCCTGATCGTCGATGACGACGAGGGGATGCGGGAGAACCTTGCCGAGCTGTTCGAGTCCTTGGGCTACGCCGTGCGCACCGCGGCGAACACCCCGGAGGCCCTGGATCTCCTCGCGAGCGACGACGTGGATCTCCTTCTGACGGATTTCAAGATGCCCGGCCCCACGGGGGTCGAGCTCATTGATGCGGCCCGGAAGCGTCAGCCGGGTCTGAGGGCGATCCTGATGACCGCGTTCGGGGACAGCGCCACGGAGATCGAGAGCGTCCGCCACGGGGCCGCCGGATTCCTGAACAAGCCGTTCGAGGCGGACGAGATCGTGGCGTTCGTGGAGAAGGTCCTGGCGCTGCGGGGGCAGTGA
- a CDS encoding response regulator, with product MKILVADDDPTLRSELAELLRADGHQVDAAADGGEALERLEAEPFEVALLDLVMPRATGLEVLHRLQVVRPETAVVMITGHGSVDVAVEAMKGGAVDFVVKPFEIESLQRVLQSIADERHAREMLNQPAQGPQAVHTILEDAARRKALLAVVGPGATAPRGASRILRIDEEAKPPNVFAPSQLYQLNAAIEEHVARTVTPVVYAAGLKPVEDLHGRADLEAWVRHVGGRCEARGGTLVVRDLPAEVLSDLESGLGVSRAEPGLQGMLESLANPIRRAIVSFVFSSGPVAYSAILKMNFVDSSSKLSFHLQKLQADSLLTKADGGSYLLTEEGRQAWRVVRALGDERRRPAILFDSR from the coding sequence ATGAAGATTCTCGTCGCGGACGACGACCCGACCCTGCGCTCCGAGCTCGCGGAGCTCCTCCGCGCCGACGGACACCAGGTTGACGCGGCGGCGGACGGCGGCGAGGCGCTCGAACGCCTCGAGGCGGAGCCTTTCGAGGTCGCCCTCCTCGACCTCGTCATGCCGCGTGCCACCGGCCTCGAGGTCCTGCACCGCCTCCAAGTCGTGCGGCCCGAGACCGCCGTCGTGATGATCACGGGCCACGGGTCCGTGGACGTCGCCGTCGAGGCGATGAAGGGAGGCGCCGTGGACTTCGTCGTGAAGCCGTTCGAGATCGAGTCCCTCCAGCGCGTGCTCCAGTCCATCGCGGACGAACGCCACGCTCGCGAGATGCTCAACCAACCCGCCCAAGGCCCGCAGGCCGTGCACACGATCCTCGAGGACGCGGCCCGACGGAAGGCTCTCCTCGCCGTGGTGGGCCCGGGGGCCACGGCGCCCCGGGGCGCGAGTCGCATCCTGCGGATCGACGAGGAGGCGAAGCCGCCGAACGTGTTCGCGCCTTCCCAGCTCTACCAGCTCAATGCCGCGATCGAGGAGCATGTGGCCCGGACCGTGACACCCGTCGTGTATGCCGCGGGTCTGAAGCCCGTCGAGGACCTCCACGGGCGGGCGGATCTGGAGGCGTGGGTGCGGCACGTGGGCGGGCGATGCGAGGCCAGGGGCGGGACCTTGGTCGTGCGCGACCTTCCGGCCGAGGTCCTCTCGGACCTCGAATCGGGCCTGGGCGTGAGCCGGGCGGAGCCGGGACTGCAGGGGATGCTGGAGTCCCTCGCGAACCCCATCCGAAGGGCCATCGTTTCCTTTGTCTTTTCCTCGGGCCCCGTGGCCTATTCGGCCATCCTGAAGATGAACTTCGTGGACTCGTCCTCCAAGCTGTCCTTCCACCTGCAGAAGCTCCAGGCGGACAGCCTCCTGACCAAGGCCGACGGGGGCTCCTACCTCCTGACCGAGGAAGGCCGCCAGGCCTGGCGGGTCGTGCGCGCCCTGGGGGACGAACGGCGACGGCCGGCGATCCTTTTCGACTCCCGCTGA